The following coding sequences are from one Pigmentibacter sp. JX0631 window:
- the htpG gene encoding molecular chaperone HtpG: MTAEVHSFQTEVQQLMNLMVHSLYSNKEIFLRELISNSSDAVDKLRFEEITNHNLLKSEKENSILIRNDKENNILVIEDNGIGMSKDELMNNLGTIASSGTKKFLEKLSEQDKKDSNLIGQFGVGFYSAFMVAKKIVVESRSAHGGEAYKWTSAGDGTYTIEPSNKETRGTTIELHLKDDEKEFVDDWKIRGIVRKYSDYVTYPIFFLEKKEDGATEEVRLNKSTPVWARNKRENKPEDYQELYKQISMDWKEPLLWEHISVEGLVPFNAVVFVPTEAPFDLYTRDNHGLHLYVKRVSITEKCKELLPEYLRFISGVVETDELPLNVSREILQHNNKLPQIKKQIIKKVLSSLQNLANNDSEKYFNFYKTFGAVLKEGFHFDFEQHETLSDLVRFKSSKTGKDGWVSFKEYIERKADGQKEIYYLTGPNFESIERSPHLEALTSKGIEVLFLIDPIDEWFIMSYSKHGEYNLKSINKGDLDLNGVGKETEEEKKNEEKPVEELVGLLDLFRTKLSDEIKEVKISKRLRESACCLVADENGMTAHMERIMKATGQGMANNNKRILEINPSHNLIKNLADRKNKGTDETTLNEWVEVLYETALLSEGSPVKNPGTFAKRLTKIMEMASGK, encoded by the coding sequence ATGACAGCTGAAGTCCATTCGTTTCAAACCGAAGTTCAACAACTTATGAACCTAATGGTTCACTCTCTATATTCAAATAAAGAAATTTTCCTCAGAGAACTTATTTCCAACTCTAGTGATGCCGTCGATAAATTACGTTTTGAAGAAATAACAAATCATAATCTACTAAAATCTGAAAAAGAAAATTCCATTTTAATTCGCAATGACAAAGAAAATAATATTTTAGTCATTGAAGATAATGGAATTGGTATGAGCAAAGATGAGCTCATGAATAACTTGGGAACCATAGCGAGCTCTGGGACTAAAAAGTTTTTAGAAAAACTTTCTGAACAAGATAAAAAAGACTCAAACTTAATTGGTCAATTTGGTGTTGGTTTTTATTCTGCTTTTATGGTTGCTAAAAAAATAGTTGTAGAAAGCCGTTCAGCGCATGGCGGAGAAGCTTATAAATGGACTTCAGCTGGAGACGGTACTTATACAATTGAACCGAGCAATAAAGAAACAAGAGGAACAACAATAGAACTTCATTTAAAAGATGATGAAAAAGAATTTGTTGATGACTGGAAAATCCGTGGAATTGTTAGAAAATATAGCGACTATGTTACGTATCCAATTTTCTTCTTAGAAAAGAAAGAAGATGGAGCCACTGAAGAAGTTCGTTTAAATAAATCTACCCCTGTATGGGCTCGAAACAAAAGAGAAAACAAACCTGAAGATTATCAAGAATTATATAAACAAATCTCTATGGATTGGAAAGAACCATTACTTTGGGAACACATCAGTGTTGAAGGTTTAGTTCCTTTTAATGCTGTTGTATTTGTTCCTACAGAAGCTCCTTTTGATCTATACACTAGAGATAATCACGGTCTACATTTATATGTTAAAAGAGTTTCTATTACAGAAAAATGTAAAGAGTTGTTACCTGAATATTTAAGATTTATTTCAGGCGTTGTTGAAACAGATGAATTGCCATTAAATGTTTCAAGAGAAATTTTGCAACACAACAACAAACTTCCACAAATTAAAAAACAAATTATTAAAAAAGTATTATCATCTCTACAAAATTTAGCAAATAATGATAGTGAAAAATACTTCAATTTTTATAAAACTTTTGGCGCTGTCCTAAAAGAAGGTTTTCATTTTGACTTTGAACAACATGAAACTTTAAGCGATTTAGTTCGTTTTAAATCTTCTAAAACTGGAAAAGACGGCTGGGTTTCATTCAAAGAATATATTGAAAGAAAAGCTGATGGGCAAAAAGAAATCTATTATTTAACAGGTCCTAATTTTGAATCTATAGAACGCAGTCCTCACTTGGAAGCACTGACTTCAAAAGGTATTGAAGTATTATTTTTAATTGACCCAATAGATGAATGGTTTATCATGAGCTATAGCAAACATGGTGAATACAACCTAAAATCTATCAATAAAGGTGACTTAGATCTCAACGGTGTTGGAAAAGAAACCGAAGAAGAGAAAAAGAACGAAGAAAAACCAGTTGAAGAATTAGTTGGCTTACTCGATTTATTTAGAACTAAATTATCAGACGAAATAAAAGAAGTAAAAATTTCAAAACGTTTACGTGAAAGCGCATGTTGTTTAGTAGCTGATGAGAACGGTATGACCGCGCATATGGAACGTATTATGAAAGCGACTGGACAAGGAATGGCGAATAATAATAAACGCATTCTTGAAATTAATCCAAGCCATAATTTAATTAAAAATCTTGCAGACAGAAAAAATAAAGGTACTGATGAAACTACTTTAAATGAATGGG
- a CDS encoding small ribosomal subunit Rsm22 family protein: MILPNQLQESLTEIAKHYAPSALQQAYLKLSTYYRNNREQIAFSLNSDLERLAYVLARMPATYAAVERVLQEVLPFAENLKSILDVGAGPGTASWASCETFSELENIQLIEQNQGMIEIGKKLALNQQKMKNANWLQKNVLNSLDGIQSADLVLASYSFNEISEKDKEHFLSKFWEKTGQFFVLIEPGTPLGFQSVTFARNFFLKSNANILAPCPHSLSCPALNKQDWCHFATRLQRTSMHKNLKMGEKGFEDEKFSYLIVSKNNLEKHFNARITRHPEVHSGHLKLNLCTKDGFILKTHSKKDGQKYKEARKAEWGDSWNL; this comes from the coding sequence ATGATCTTACCAAATCAATTACAAGAATCTCTCACTGAAATTGCGAAACATTACGCACCATCAGCCTTACAACAGGCTTACTTAAAATTATCCACTTACTATAGGAATAATAGGGAACAAATAGCATTTTCATTAAACAGTGATTTAGAACGCTTAGCATATGTTTTAGCCAGAATGCCAGCGACTTATGCTGCTGTTGAAAGAGTTTTACAAGAAGTTCTTCCTTTTGCTGAAAATTTAAAAAGTATTCTCGATGTGGGTGCAGGTCCTGGCACGGCTTCTTGGGCAAGCTGCGAAACTTTTTCAGAGTTAGAGAATATCCAGCTCATTGAGCAAAACCAAGGAATGATTGAAATTGGCAAAAAACTTGCTTTAAATCAGCAGAAAATGAAGAATGCCAACTGGCTGCAAAAAAATGTACTAAATTCCCTTGATGGTATCCAAAGTGCAGACCTGGTCTTAGCCTCTTACTCCTTTAATGAAATTTCAGAAAAAGACAAAGAACATTTTCTTTCTAAATTTTGGGAAAAAACAGGACAATTTTTTGTTCTGATAGAGCCAGGAACCCCTTTGGGATTTCAATCTGTTACCTTTGCTAGAAATTTTTTCTTAAAAAGTAATGCAAATATATTAGCACCTTGCCCTCATTCTTTATCATGCCCTGCTCTAAATAAACAAGATTGGTGCCACTTTGCGACTAGACTGCAAAGAACCTCTATGCATAAAAATCTTAAAATGGGTGAAAAAGGCTTTGAAGATGAGAAATTCTCTTATTTAATAGTCAGCAAAAATAATCTTGAAAAACACTTTAATGCTAGAATCACAAGACATCCAGAAGTGCATAGCGGACATTTAAAATTAAATCTTTGTACAAAAGATGGATTTATATTAAAAACACATTCAAAAAAAGATGGACAGAAGTACAAAGAAGCTCGTAAAGCTGAGTGGGGGGATTCTTGGAACCTTTAA
- a CDS encoding YkgJ family cysteine cluster protein: MSQTASNAIQPILNLQENCSNFYKKINEKYHEQMNCKQGCARCCFVNLSIFQAEAYRIIVWVLNLDAGKKKELLELLQKPMQSEEKNFQNKLASPCVFLRDNSCTIYEARPTICRTQGVPLQFKQVDKENNINITVDHCPLNFSDQDNFPNKNEWLDLDRLNTLQSIAENFFLKNQQKQDSQIQLAVDKNQRISLTSLKKEVIKILEKEE; this comes from the coding sequence ATGTCTCAAACTGCTAGTAATGCCATCCAGCCAATTTTAAACCTGCAAGAAAATTGTTCTAATTTTTATAAAAAAATTAATGAGAAATATCATGAACAAATGAACTGTAAGCAGGGATGTGCAAGATGCTGTTTTGTAAATTTAAGTATTTTCCAGGCTGAAGCTTATAGAATTATTGTTTGGGTATTAAATTTAGATGCCGGGAAAAAGAAAGAATTATTAGAATTACTACAAAAACCTATGCAATCTGAAGAGAAAAATTTTCAAAATAAGTTAGCTTCTCCCTGTGTTTTTTTAAGAGACAATTCGTGTACAATTTATGAAGCAAGGCCTACTATTTGCCGAACTCAAGGTGTCCCATTGCAATTTAAACAAGTGGATAAAGAGAATAATATCAACATAACAGTAGATCATTGCCCATTAAATTTTTCAGATCAAGATAATTTCCCTAATAAAAACGAATGGTTAGACTTGGATAGGCTAAATACTTTACAAAGTATTGCAGAAAATTTCTTTTTAAAAAATCAGCAAAAACAAGATAGTCAAATTCAGCTAGCAGTAGATAAAAATCAAAGGATTTCTTTAACAAGTTTAAAAAAAGAGGTCATTAAAATTCTGGAAAAGGAAGAATAA